TTTATTCTGAATGAGATTAGGAGCATCTGGAAGGTCTGGGCAGAGTGATATGACTTGACATGTGGCTGCTCCGGCTGCTGCTTTGAAAATGGActagggggcagggaggagggtgtAAGGGTAGAAGCAGGAAAACCAACCGGAAGGTCCCAGCAATAACACAGCTAGAGACGATAGTGTCTTGGACCAGATGGTGGTAGCAGGTGATAAGCAGTCAGATTGCAGATACCTTTCAAAGGTACAGtcaacaggatttgctgacaaATTAGATGTGGGATGAAACACCAAGATGTTTGGCCCAAACACCTGAGATGAGGAAATCTCCAATTACCCAGGAAGACCGTAGAAGTATatctgaaggataaaaattaaaagttgtctTGTACATGTTATGTTCAAGATGCCTATCAGACCTACAAGTGGAGAATGAGGGCATTTCGATCCACAAGTCCAAATTTCAGGAGAGAGGCTGAAGCTGGCTGGGTATACACTGGTAACTGTCAGCATACATATGACATTTAGAACCACAGATCTGGTGATAATTTAGGGTGACAGGTGACACGGGGTGTCACTCCCATGAAAACCTTTCCAACTGGCCTCTGACACACAGTCAGCCTCTGCCCCCACAGCCTGCTCCATGCAAACAGACCCCTTAATTCAGGTAGAAATGTGCCCACTTTCCTTGGCCCCAGCTACTTTGGCCCTAGGCCCATCTTCTGGTCAACAAGATgttaagggaagttttcaaaaaGGCTTCTAGAAAAGGCTTTTCCTCCCTgatgataaaaaagaaacagggagaaACACTTCTGTCTAGTGTGACCATGAGGGTAAAACCCAGGGAACCTCAGAGACACAACCCAGAACAAACCCTGCCTGCCCCACCTTCGTCACTTAAGCCTCTGTTGGGCTCTAACTGACAGCTGAACCCAAGCTTATTAATGCCcagttcatttctcttgggcCATCCCAGAATCTCCTCCTCAGGCCACCCAGGCCAGAGGCAGCCTCTCGGTCCTCAGCCAGGGCTTGCCTTTGACAGGTCCCTGGTGCTCACGCCCTTTGTGTGCTGTGCACAAGTGGTCCTTCCAAATGCACTCTGCCTCCCCTTTCAGCCTCATGTGGGAGGCACGTAACACTCCTGTTAGAAGCATAGGCCCTGGGCTCCACCAGACTGAGTTCCAATCTCAGATACACCACCTCCTAACGAAGGGTCTCGAGTAAGTGACGTGTTTCTCCACAGACCATAAAATGAGAACATCACCACTTACCTTAAGTGACTATTTTGAGTTAagtgagaaaaatgtataaagtgcTTCGCATAGTGTTCGCAAACCACAAACAAAACCCAGTAAATCTTAATCATCACCAAGGCAGTGTGTACTGGGCGCCCACCGAGCGAATGAATGGGCCCTGGGATTGTTCAGCGCCGGGATGTGCACCAACGTCCCCTCGCTGCACAGCCTTCGCGACTTCATCCTTTCACTGAACCTACCCCTAATGAGTGAAAGGTACTCTCTCTCATCTGAGAAAAAGCACAGGTTCGGTGCATCCCCAGACCGTGCCTAAACTTCGCCTCCTCCGTGAAGCCTGGCTCTTGCCCGCCGCCCCGCCTCCGCGCCGGGGTAGCCCGGACCCCACCCCCGCGCGGGTTTCCGCCCGGCCCGCCCCTCAGGCCACACGAGCAGGCGCTCCCCCGGCTCGGCCAGCCCCGCGCCGTCCCGCCTGTCGCAGCGGCGCAGGCACCTCCGCGCGAGGCCAGGACTCCCTCGGCCCCGCCGAGAAAGGTAGACGTACCCCACACACCATGCCGGCGAGGGTTAACCCGCCAGACCGGAAACGCCCGCTAGGAACTTCCGCCCCGCCGCCAGCTTACCGGCCAATCAGATCCTAGGGTTCTGTCGGGTCGCTCTAGGCGGCTCAGAGGACTCTATGCCACTGGCCCCACTTGTCTTGGGAGAGGCTTTAGAAGTTCGTCAGAGAGTTAGGAAGTGACGCAAGAAACTGGGATCTAcccagagaagggaaaaggaTCAGAGAgggaataagtgaaggtaaaataaaatcttttacttGTCTTACTCCTAAGCAAAATAAAAGGTCATTGTTTTTCAGAGTAATATTGAATATTAGTGACAGTGTATTGGGTAACTGTCGCACGTGTAAGGTGAGTGGCAGCGGTGTCCTAGGGACGGAAGAGAGGAATCGGGACACTGGGTTACAAGTACCTGTGCTACCCGTGAGGCGGTGTAGTGTTATTTGAAGGTGGACTTACATTAGTCCTAATATATATTGCAAACTTCTAAGAcaaccattaaaatttttttgaagtataattgatatgctaaataggaggaaaaaaatctaatcagataaaatgctcaattaaaccggagaaggcaggagaagagggaaagattttttaaaagaaacaagtgtaatgaataaaaaacagtaacaacCATATTAATACTCACTTTAAAAGTGAATGgtctaggccttccctggtggagaccgcctgccaatgcaggggacgtgggttcacgccctggtctgggacgatcccacatgccgcggagcgactgggctgGTGAGCCAcgattactgagcctgtgcgtctggagcctgtgctccgcaaaaagagaggccgcggtagtgagaggcccgcgcaccgcgaagAAGAGTGgtccccgtttgccacaactaaagaaagccctcgcacagaaacgaagacccaacacagccataaataaataaatttaaaaagtgaatggtctagatacaccaattaaaagactgaACTGTCAAAGCaggtaaaaaaaataagacttataacatttaattatatattgtCCATAAGAAGCCCATTTTAAACACGGAGACAcagatagattaaaaataaagggaggagaaaggcataccatgctaacactaatggAAAGAAAGTGGGAGTATCTATATCGATTTCAGACAAAGCTGACTTAAGAGCTAGTAAAATTATCAGGGACAAAAAGGGGTATTAAATATGATAAAGGGATCAAGTCTATAAGAAAACACAAGGATCCTTACcgtgtatgcacctaacaacagaacaTCAAAATACATGAGACAAAAACTGATAGCACAGcacatttttccaacagcatttgttcacttcatgtCTTGGTatcatatttttgtaaattttgcaATATTTCACAcctatcattattatatttgttatggtgatctgcaATCAGTGATATTTGATGTTTTGACTATGACTTGCTGAAGACTCATATGAtggttggcaatttttttttttttttttttctgtacgcgggcctctcactgttctggcctctcccgttgcagagctccagacgtgcaggctcagcggccatggctcacgggcccagccgctccgtggcatgtgggatcctcccggaccggggcatgaacccgtgtcccctgcatcggcaggcggactctcaaccactgcgccaccagggaagcccaatggttggcattttttagcaatattttttattaacgtatgtacattgttttttagacataatgctattgcacacttaacagactatatTGCAGTGTAAACATACTTTTATAttcactggaaaaccaaaaaaaattcgtgtgactttTATTGCAACATCCATTTTATTGCAGTAGTCTGGAACCGAACGTGCCgtatctctgaggtgtgcctgtatatTAACTGCCacactttttgtatttttatgctttttcttggggatttcactgtttaaaatggccctcaagcatagtgctgaagtgctgtctaatGTCCCTAAGTGCAAGAGGGCTGTGATGTGATGCCTTTATAGAGGAAGCGTGCTAGATGAACTTCATTCAGCACAAGTCATAGTGCTGTTGGCTGAGTTCAGTGTTTATGAATCAACAGTGTATATTAAGTAAGGTGTCTTTaagcagaaacacacataaaacaaggttatgtgttgattggttgatgaaaatgtcGTGACCAGAGGCTCCAAGGAAACTAACTCTATTTCCCCTAGGAGCAACGGTTTGTTATTCCCTAATTCAGTGTTCTCAGCTACGTTAGAGAACTACCATGGATGATGAGAATTGgctgtatgtaaatatttatatttgcacATATGAAATTTATAGTATATTTTCTAAACAGGCCAGGGGAGTAGGCCAAGGAAAGAGTGTGTCAGTGGAGACTACTGTGTCTCAAGAGACAGAAAGCAGCCATGATGGTTGAGATTGAAACGTTAGGCATGATTCCTGCAGTGGCTGTGGAGGTGCAGACAGCCAGGCACAGCTAGATGAAGACTTGCTGTTCATTTTATGAGCCTTTATTACATGCCAGGGTGGGAGGCAATGTAGAGGAGATTTGGGGACTTAGAGACATGGAGGACTAGATCGTCTATGCTTTCCTCTCTAGAGCTCTTCAAGGACCTACTGTCTGAGTCTGGGGGTTTGAACAGGTGCTAGTACTgtcagggaagaaaaatgaggtgGCTGGCTGGGCAGAGGGCCGTGGGGGCTGCAGGGGCCTGTAAGGAGAGGTGGGGGTGAGGCTCGGAAGGCTGGCAGATCAGCAGGGCCAGAGCAGAGTGAGGTCTGGAAATAGTTGCCTCTGTATGACTTATGGGGCAGGTGCTGGCTGGAAGTAAGGAGCTTGGACTTTATGCTAGAGGAAGTAGAAGATTTCTAGGCAGGAGAGCAACACAGTTTCTGTTTTAGAAAGACCACTCTCACCACAGGGTGGTTCAAAAAAGACAGGAGAGAGTGAAAGTGCAGGCAGAGAGATGAGTGAGGACTCGATTGCAGTTCAGGCCAGAGatggtgtgtgttggggggtgggggtgggtagggtGGAGATTACTTAGGAGATAAACTGATTGGATTCAGTGGCTGACTGGGAATAGAGGCTGTGCACGGGGAAGCATCTGGTGTGAGGCCTGTTCTCAGGCACGCATGTCTGGGCTGAGAAGGCTTCTTCTGTAGGAAGCAGTTTTGGGCCAAGTCACAGAGGGATTTCACAGCcaaaggaggcagggagaggccccTTAGGGTCTGGAGTCCACTCACCACCAAAACCTGAGTCTCCCAGGACTGAAATACATCCTAACTgtggttgttttaaaatatgtctaaaaAGTCTTTGGTCTTCCTCCAAGAGGTGAAGCAGCCTCAAAGAGAGCCTGAGCTAGAACCAACCAGCTATGCTTTTGCTAggttcctgaccctcagaaactatgagataaagAATGTTTGTTGTTTTCAATCTGATaagttttgtggtaatttgttacacctCAGTAAATAGCTAATATATTAGctatttgggttggccaaaaagttcgtttgcttttttctgtaagatggctatagtagtgcttagttgtctttaacttcattcgaaacaattttgttagattgtattgcaACAGCAGTCATATCAGCATACACTTAAAAAAagtatcaaaattggtgaatttttgtgtagccattttattttacttaaaaaaatgtttttttaataaacttatttaggggcttccctggtggtgcagtggttgagagtccgcctgctgatgcaggggacacgggttcgcgtcccggtccgggaggatcccacatgccgcggagcggctgggcctgtgagccatggccgctgagcctgcgggtccggagcctgtgctccgcaacgggagaggccacaacagtgagaggcctgcgtaccgcaaaaaaaataaaaaaataaataaaataaaaaataaattttttttttagggttttttttggctgtgttgggtcttcattgctgtgcatgggccttctctagttgcggcaagcgggagctactctttgttgtggtgcatgggcttctaattgcggtggcttctcttgttgtggagcacgggctctaggtgactgggcttcagtagctgtggcacacaggctcagtagttgtggtgcacaggattagttgctctgcggcatgtgggatcttcccggaccaggtctcgaacccgtgtcccctgcactggccggcggattcttaacgactgagccaccagggacgtccctgtgtagccattttaatattggagaagaaagaaaacccccaacattttcagcatattatgctttgttatttcaagaaaggtaaaaacgcaactgaaacacacacaaaaaattgtgcagtgtatggagaacgTGCTGTGATGGATCGAACGTGTccaaagtggtttgcgaagttttgtgctggagatttcttgctggacgatgttccatggttgggtagaccagttgaagttgatagcgatcaaacaGAGAACATTAATTGAGagcaatcaacgttataccacacgggagagagccgacatactcaaaatatccaaatcaagcgttgaaaatcattggCACCAGCTTGGTtctgttcatcgctttgatgtttggctTCCACAAGAAGTTACACCGGAAAagccttcttgaccgtatttctgcatgtgattctctacttgaacataatgaaaacgttccatttttaaaacaaattgtgatgggtgatgcaacgtggatactgtacaataatgtggaacggaagaggtcgtggggcaagtgaaatgaaccaccaccaaccacactgAAGGCCAGGCTTCAtctaaagaaggtgatgttgtgtatatggtgggattagaagggagtcctctattatgagctccttctggaaaatcgAACGagtaattccaacaagtactgctcccaattagaccaaatgAAAGCAGCGCTCATcgaaaagcgtctggaattagtcaacagaaaacacatactcttccatcaggataccacaagaccgcatgtttctgtGACGACCAGGCACAAGCTGTTCCAGCTCGGCTGGGAGgctctgattcatccgccgtactCACCAGTCATTGCGCCTTCGGATTTCcattcggtctttacaaaattctcttaatggaaaaaatttccattccccagaagactgtaaaaggcacctggaacagttctttgctcaaaaagataagaatTTTGGGGAAgacggaattatgaagttgcctgaaaaatggcaggaggtagtggaacaaaacggtgaatacgttgttcaataaagttcttggtgaagatgaaaaatatgtcttttgtttttacttaaaaacctaaGGAACTTTTTCACCAACCCGGGACTAACTACTGGGATGACCAAACTCTACCTTCTGAGACCTCCCGTCCCCTCGCCTCAGGAAACAATGCCGATTTCACTGACAGGAATCATCGGACAGCAGCCCCTCAGACTCCTGTCCTCTCAAGCAGCACCACGGCACCCGGGTCCTCCTGACGCCTGTGATATGGGGCCAGGAGCGGCGCGTGGTGGGGGGGCGGCCCTGGGCAGGGAGCGCAGAAGGGCAGGTAGATGGTGCCCACGTCGGGACGCCAGCAGGTGCGCGGGGTCTTCCTGTTTCTGAATCCCCTCCAGGTcctcccctcccctaccccagcccctcTGGGCCCTCACCACACAGCAGCATCTGGGTAAGGCCGCGTCACTCCTCGGATGGATGAACGTCCCCCAGTGCTTCCACTGCGCTTACAACAGAAGCCGCCTCCCGCTGCGGTCCAGGGCCCTGCAACTCCCCCACCTCGCCTTGCACCTCGGCCCCGCCCTCCTTTCCGCTGCCGGACCAGCCCCTCCAGGACTGCTGCTCCTCGCAGGACTTTGCTGACCACTCGGCGCCCCGTTGGGGCAGCTGTTATTCACAGCGCCGCTCTGGGTGACAGCTTTTCATGTCTGTTTACCTGCTTTTCCCTCCCCACTAGCAGGTGAGCTTTAAGGGCACACCTTAGGCGTAGTCCTTTGATCCAGAGCAGTACCTGCAACATTGTCAGTGTtggggagggtctcctgcagaccGCGCTCCGAACGGCCGGGGCCCCGCCCACCGCGCCCCGCCCACCGCGCTCCGAAAGGCCCGGGCCCGCCCAACGCGCTGCCAGCGCCCCGCGGAACTCTGCTACGCAGACGTGTTTCGCGGGGAGCGAATTCGGCGTCGGTCCTGAAGCCCTCCTCAGGGTCTGGCTGCGGCTGCAGCGCATGgcggtgagtgctacggtgagggCGCACCGGTGTCGGGGCCTTGGGCCCTTGGTGGCTCCTCGTGACCTTTGTACTGTCCCGCTTTCTCCAGGCTCCAGGACATCCTGCTCGGGAGACATCGGCAGCCCCAGGTACTGCCCGCGCACCCCGCAGCCCCCGGTTCCCCCCGCCGCTTCCCGGCGCCCCGAGTCCTTCCACTGTAAGGCCCTATCAAGTCTGTCTGCTTAGGGCACCCTACGTGCAGTGACGCTGCCTCCAGggccaagaaacaaaagaagaagaagaaaacccgGAATGGGGCCTCTGCGGCTAATGGAGGCGGGAAAGCCACAGAATCGCCGGCCTCAGAGGAAGCCCCCCTAAGTGCGGAGGCCCAGGCAAGGGCGGGCCTTAGTCGGGAAGGGTGGAGCCTCGGGGTGCATTCTGGGTGGGAATCCGCCGGTGGGAGTAGTCTCGGATTTGCGGACTTAAAGCGGGGAGAGGATGAGACGGGGAGTTTTGTGTTCCTGTGGGATGGGGCTGGAGGCCGCGGGGTCCAGGTACCCTCTCACAGCCACTATCCCCGATCCACCACAGGCGGAGCAGCTGGCCCGGGAACTGGCCTGGTGCGTGGAAAAGCTGGAGCTGGGGCTGAAGATGCAGAGACCCACCCCTAAGCAGAGTGAGGGGCCTGTCTGTAGAGTTGCGGAGGGCGGGGGCGGGTGAACCGTGACAGTCCTGTGGCCTGCAGGTGCTCCCAAGGGATGGAATAGTTACCTTTGCGGTAGGACAGTTGGAGGTGAGGATAGAGAAGGTTACTAGTCTGTTTTCATTTGCAGAAGAGCAAGCTCTTGGGGCAATCCGAACCCTGCGCAGCCGAAGAACCCCCCTGCCCCGGAAGAGGCAGCTGATGCACTCCTTGTTCGGGGACTACAGGGCTCAGATGGAAGCCGAGTGGTGCGTGGCCCTGCGGGCTCTCAGGACTGGTGAGGACCTGGGAACTGGTTGGTGCACACCTGCCTAGTTCAAGGGGGCGGGGAGGAAGAGCCTGGGCAGTGGAAGGAGGAAGCCCAGAGCAGTAGGGCTGGCGGGGGTAGAAGATGGCTCAGGAAAGCgtcagggagcagggagagagaaagcctGGATCTCAGGAACACAGAACTTGGGCTTGGAccagggaggcaggggcaggagagTTAGTGAATCTCTCTGTGATTCTCAAGGGGGTGTGATGATAGTGTGATACCTTATAATTTTGAGAAGTAAGTCAGTTAATTTTTACAATGGGGATAGAGTTGTATGGGCACAGTTAGCATTAGCCATTATCATTCAATTCTGATACAGTCTCTCCCCTCCCTTACAGCTGCCCACTCAGTCCAGGTGCAGCCTGTAGGTGAGGCCGCCAGAAAGAAGAGCCAAAGGGTCTGCAGGCCTCGTCTAACAGGGAGAGCCAAGGACACCCGAGACACTCCTGATGAAGAGTTTAGGTTCAATTTCTTTTAGCCTCTTCCCCATTCTGGAACGATTCTCCTCTGCGGTTGGTGCAGGGGTTTGTCTTGAGTGCAGAGCTTTCCAGGAATGCTCTGTCAGACAGATGTGGGGTTGCTCTGTCCCTGGCTGGTCAGTGAATCTGGTGCCATGGCTGTTGGGAAGATGCAAGACCTGCATGTTGGGTACTGACCTGACTGTCAGACAAGCCCAGGACCCCGTTTATAGGTTTTCAGCTGAAATGTCTCTCCTGCCAGAAGAGGGCGGTCCATTCAGAAGTTTCTACAGTAAACTGAAGTGAGTGTTTAGCATGTTGTAGAAGGACTCTTTTAACAGGCTTAGGAGCAGACTAAGTAGATGTTGGTAATAAGGATTAGTAGGGAAGCAACATAGTTATGCACTGGTGCTCACTTATGGGAGGATGTTCTGTCAGGTGGTGTAGAGCTCCATGCCAATTGTGTCTCATTGCCATAATAAAAGTATTCCTCACAAAAGTGGAAGAGTGAAAGCGTGTGTTAACTGTCTATATAGATGAGATGGTGTGTGGCACTGCTGGGTCCAGGCTCTCACCCCAGTGCTTGGTCTTTTGTCGTATTGCCTTCATTCCTGAGCAGGTAGCATCCTTGGGGAGCCATCGTAGCCCCCAGCAGCCCAGGCTTTGTTCTGAGGAGCAGATAGCTTCCTGCCCTAAGAATCCCAGCCAGACACCAGCATTGAGCCTCAGTGGACAAGCTCTGATGTCAGCTGCTCCAGGTGATAGTCCCAGGCCTTCTGCATTAAGTTGGGTTTTCAGGGGGGCTTAATCCTCTTCAGTGGTTGTGGTACCATCTTTGGTGGTGTCTCCCAAACTTGCAGACTAGACTAGATAGATACCTGGAGCCCACCTGCCTACTTAACATCTCTTATTTTGCTGTTTCACAGGCATTTCAAACTTGACATGTCCAAAACATCCGATTAGTCCCTAAATCtccatttgttttctgcttttcagtGAATGGCACTACTGCCCAACTAGTTGATCAGGCCAAAAATCTGTGTCACCTCTGCAAAAGGGGTTCGTGGATCCAgttccaatgtgtgtgtgtgtttgtgttggggGTTCCCGACACCAACAGCAATTCTTGGATGTCAGCAGCGTGTCGAAGAAtgcaactcaattctgacactgtctacccagAGATGGAATCAGATTCCACAGGAAAAgcgctcagtcccacaagaccccCCTCCACTTCACATGCCAGTCACGAGTCCTATAGTTGTTCCCTATACTTTAAATCAGGTTCCTGTgacccccttctttttttttttttttttacatctttattggagtataattgctttacaatggtgtgttagtttctgctttataacaaagtgaatcagttgtacatatatatatgttcccatatctcttccctcttgcgtctccctccctcccaccctccctatcccacccctctaggtggtcacaaagcaccgagctgatctccctgtgctatgtggctgcttcccactagctatctattttacgtttggtagttatatatgtccatgctactctctcactttgtcacagcttacccttccccctcaagtctattctctagtaggtctgtgtctttattcctgtcttactcctggttcttcatgagtttttttttttttcttaaattccatatatatgtgtatgcatatggtatttgtctttctctttctgacttaattcactctgtatgacagactctaggtccatccacctcattacaaatagctcaatttcgtttcttttta
The sequence above is a segment of the Globicephala melas chromosome 17, mGloMel1.2, whole genome shotgun sequence genome. Coding sequences within it:
- the C17H8orf33 gene encoding UPF0488 protein C8orf33 homolog is translated as MAAPGHPARETSAAPGHPTCSDAASRAKKQKKKKKTRNGASAANGGGKATESPASEEAPLSAEAQAEQLARELAWCVEKLELGLKMQRPTPKQKEQALGAIRTLRSRRTPLPRKRQLMHSLFGDYRAQMEAEWCVALRALRTAAHSVQVQPVGEAARKKSQRVCRPRLTGRAKDTRDTPDEEFRFNFF